The genomic stretch ATGGGTGAtgatgagtttaaaacaaaagaagttaaaattTCCACAACATAAACAGCGCGTCCACGGTTTCAAAAAGCTCGTTGTCGCGGCTTCGCTACGCGGTTTATGATTTAGGatgaaggaagaaaaaaacactttggCCCCCAGAGCACGCTGGTCAGGCAAATCGATCGTACAGATATCGCTAGTGTGATGGGTTCCAATCCCGTTAAGTATTGTTCTCCACGTCCCTTTTCGTAATTCCCGCGATTCCATACATAACATTGATAAACATTTCGTTATTTAACGCTGATCGTCGCAGTTAgatgaacaacaacaaatttatcTGAATAATTACTATTTATGAGGATATTACGAACAATCGAAAATTTTGTGCTGCATTGGACATTATTTATAGGATTAAGGAGATAAGTTTTCAAGTAAAAAATTTTCTATAACACTAAAAAATACAGAATTTGCAAAGAGCTTACCCTTTCCCGTTTTTACTGTGCTCGTCTCGCGGTAAATGCACCCTGATAACTTTGATACTAGGTACGTTGTTCTGCAGGCCGATAGCCAGAAGGCGATTGAGGGGACAGGCTGTTAAACAGGACACTTCACTTTCCACATCAATTACACTTAGAAGTTCACCAGATTTGACGTTAACCAGTGCAACTGTTACATCAGAACGATAAAAAACACAATTTTCATCACTGATAAACTTACAATGACGAAACTGATAAGGAAACGACGGCAAAATATGGAGTCTGTTTCCTGTTTGCGCATCCAGGACTAACAGGCCTCCAGTCATCCATACGATAAGGAACTGTTCCATAGGGGAGAACAGAGCACCCTTACAAAACTGCTTTGTGAGACCGACGTCCTTTTTCCAAACACTTGCGCCATCCAACAACTGAAGTGAGCCAGAGTCACTAAGGGTTAATAGCTGACATTTACTGTTGAGCGTAAGAACACTTCCGTCTAAAACTGGGATTGTTGACACGATTTCTCCACTTCTTGCATCCACGACTTTTACGTCAAACACTCTTATGAACGCTACTTGCCCTTCTGAAATAGGAATTATCTGTTTGACACCAGACAGGCTGCTCCACGTTTTTATACATTTAGACAGGCTATAATCCCACCACTCAACGGTATCCTCCGTTGGAATTAGGACATCACCTTTCACGGGGCACAAAGGAGAGCGCCTTGGACCCATGACGTTTCTCTCAGCTTTAAGCTTCCCACTTTCAGCGTCCCAAGCAGTATCTGATGTGTCACTGGCAACATACACGGTCTGTCCATCCAAACTCAGTGCTATTCCAGTCGGTTTGGTAGCTACGTCTtgacttcttttgtttaccttcTTGGTATCCACCATTTCTATTGCACTCCGTGTGCACTGTAACAGACGTTGATCATCAAGAACAAACGTCAAGTAGTAATTCAAATGGTCTGCGGTAAAAAGATCTCCAGATGAAAAACCACAATCATTAAAAGACTGAAAATTCTCGAAATTATAAGTAACATCATCAGAACCCTCAAAAGAGAAGGTATTGGGGGTCTCCTTAATTACCCTGAGACAAAAGAAGCGGGGGCATAAGCGTTTTACTTGGCAACAAAAGAGAGACCGATATTCAGGTGAAAACTTAACCACGCCGCATACTTCTCGGACATCTACTTTTGCCCTTGTGCTACAACCATGCATCATATCAACTAAGCAAATCGATCCTGATGAATGGGAAATTGCAAGCAGCCTTTCATTGCGAGACCACGAAAAAGATAAAATGTCATCATCTCTCTGGATCCGATCGAGCAATGAGCCATTTTGCAAACTCCACAAGACAAGGCATTTAGAATCCTTAAGGCAATTAGTTAGAATCTTGGTCTTGTCGCCGGAAATAGAGCAAACTGAGAATCTACAGTTACTTCCGGGAAAGAGCGGTGTCAAGTCTCCGTCCATAGTGTAGGCCTGACTTAGACTCCCAGGTAAAACAACTTCTCTAGTTGGGTGGAAAACAACAGAGCGAAATAAACAAGTTATATCTGCAGAGGGCAACTTTCGTATCGGGAGAGAAATGTCCAGGTTGTAAGTCTTGGTTATTATGACTGGACGTGTCCACAATAGCCTGCCAGTAAGAAGTGACCACAGCTGGAGCTTTCCGTCATTACATTCACACACCATGTAATCCAGCTGAGGAGAGACGTCCAAACAGGCCACATGAGATGAACATTGAAATTGGGCTACAACACCACCCTGATGCATCTCCTTAAGAACAATCTCCATATATGTTATTTCAGGATACTTGATCCGCAAAAGATTCGATGCCTCTACAGTTAAAACTTTCCCTCCTTGGTTAAGTACGGTTTGAAGAAAAATACGAGGAGCATCGGTAAATCTACGCCGGTACTTTctcaacagaaacaacaaagtGTCCAGAATACTTTGGTTATCTTCTGATAAAACGGTAGAGACACCCTCCTTTTTTAGCCAGACGAGATCTTCAGCGGCTAATGTACTGTTTACGCAGGTCTTGGCATACACTATTTCTAAATCTAAAATGCAAGCCTTTGTTAGTTCGTCCAGCTTATGTGGCTCTCTCTTGACGCTTTTGTGTAACATGTGACGTGCACCATGGTATAGCGCGTACCTCTCCGTGGTGCTAAATTGTACATTGTCTACACCTCTTCGCTTTAAATAATCAAGTTCTTCAGTACAAAGATCTTCTAATATACGATGACCTTCGTTCTCTCCCGTGATAAATTCATGCTCCCCATAACATGAGGTGTCCGTTAACCAGTCTTTAACTGACTTGTGAATAACGTGAAGACACTCGTAACGGATGGGAAGAAGTGTGGACACACTACCCAGGGCTTTCGATACTGTTCGCTTTGCAAGTGGTGAATTAGTGACTGGTACCAATACTTTAGAGACAAAACTTACTGGAAGGGGTTCCCTTGCAGCGGTAATAGCAGATACCAAATTAAGGAAATGTTCTTTCTCTATGCCGAGTTCCCTCACGAGTTCGTTTTCCAAACGTTTGAAGTAGGAATGGTAGACTGAAGAAATTCCTTCTGGCAAGATGTCATCAAGGTCCCCTTTGAGGAAAGGCGATGCATTTTCAGTAATAGTCAAAACGAGGAAATGGGCATAAAGCATGAGGCCTTCAGATTTCAAAACTAATTTTCCTACAACCTCGTTCAGATGTTCTGGATTGACCACGTACTGCAGCTTCTTTACAAAAAACACCCTGATATCCTCAAGATTCTTTTTATCATCAGACTTCAGTTCAAACGGTTTCAAATGTTTAAGTTTCTCTGCAATGTTTAGGGCTGCACGCGTGGTAATAAAAAAACGAATCCAAATAGGAAGCTTACAAAACTGAGAAGCAATCACATCAAGGAGGTCATTTCGTCCTTGGTATTCGCTTTCATCCAAACCATCTATCACCATGAGCATGTTTCTTCCCGGGTCACCTACAGCACTAAGAGGTTCCTTAAAAAGCAGTGCAAACAACTCCTCCACACCCATGTTGTTTAGATCAATGCCCACATTTCTGGATAGCTGTTTCACGAGGGCTTGCTTGTACTCCGGAAGGGCATGGGACAAGTGACAGGCTAAGGACTGAATTATTAACTGAGGCTTAGAGTAGCGTACATTATTATACTGACAAAAGTGGCTTCCTGAAAGTCTGCCGGTTTTTTGCATTCTCTTGCAAATCGCAGCTGCGATGATTGATTTTCCCATTCCTGCATTTCCACTGATCACCATTACACGGTTTTGACAGCTTCTGTCATCCAGCCAGTTCTGAACTCTATCAAAGACCCACTCACGGGTACCTTCCTGAAATCGCTCTGCGAAATACTCAATATCTCCTCTGAATTCCGAGTTGGTAAGATTTCTAAGGACTTCGTCTGCCTTGTCGTTGTCTCTTCCTTCTTTCAAACTCTccactgttttctttatttccttGAGACCTGCTGCAACTTCTGTCACGTTCTGAGTAACGTTTTCAACGCTTTGTTGAGTCTTGGTCTGGGCCTGATGTATGTCTTCCACCTTCTTTTGTGTCTTGGTCTGTGCCTTATGTATGTCTTCCACAGTCTTCTGAGTCTTGACTTGGGTCTGACGTACATTTTCAACCGCTTGTTGCGTTATTGTCTGAGACTGATGCACCTCCTTCAATTGTGACTTGATATCCTCTTCACTGTCAGCCCAGTCAATTAATACTTTGACATAATCTTGCTCTCCACCTTCCTCTGCCCTCAGCCTATCTACGTCTGCCTGATCAAGGCCAAGGTTTACAAGAACACCACTAATTTCAGTCCACAGAGCAGAGAAAGTTGGAGTATCAACACCAGTGGTTGTCACATGACCATACAAGATATTGCGATAGAACTTAACACGTGCGAGGTTTGCCTCACGAGACGTGTCACTTGGGGGAGGTTTAGTGTGCCAACCTGAAGGGGGAGGGGTTAATCCAGAAATGTTGGACAGAAGGAGAAACAGAAGAGTTATGTCAAAGGTGTGGGAGTCTGGTGCGGCTCCacttggtgggaatagtttggTCCACTGATGTCGATTCAGAACTCGTCGACGCAGGAGGTTGTTAAGAATTGAGTAATTTGAATTGAAGTCAGCAATCAAGTTTGCAGGCGGGTGATGGCGATCAAAAACCTTCCTCAGAACTGTTGTTCCACCGTCGATAACGAGCCTGCTAAGCTTTGCTCCGTTTGACTTCTCCACAGAACTGGCTAGAGGTGCAATGCTGCAGAAGTCATTGATGTTGCAAGTGGAACCTTTTGTCTTAATGGTCCTAAAtaccataaaaaaataaaacagtactGTTACTATTGCTCTATTTTAGGTATCCACGGCCGAAGAGCGAGAAGTTTGCAAAGAATTTTGAAAGTTCATTCAGTAACGCGCTTAAATTGATGTGCAGAAGTTAATTCAACATACAATTGACATAGTTACTATAGTTATATGACTCTAACGTTTTAAACGAATTGTCAGGACGAGCTGAAGGATCTCGTCAAAACAGACGTTGTGAACTGTTTCGATAGAAATTATAAACTTTATTGATGAGCTGCGCCTTCACCTTATTGATCA from Porites lutea chromosome 1, jaPorLute2.1, whole genome shotgun sequence encodes the following:
- the LOC140927728 gene encoding uncharacterized protein, whose translation is MVFRTIKTKGSTCNINDFCSIAPLASSVEKSNGAKLSRLVIDGGTTVLRKVFDRHHPPANLIADFNSNYSILNNLLRRRVLNRHQWTKLFPPSGAAPDSHTFDITLLFLLLSNISGLTPPPSGWHTKPPPSDTSREANLARVKFYRNILYGHVTTTGVDTPTFSALWTEISGVLVNLGLDQADVDRLRAEEGGEQDYVKVLIDWADSEEDIKSQLKEVHQSQTITQQAVENVRQTQVKTQKTVEDIHKAQTKTQKKVEDIHQAQTKTQQSVENVTQNVTEVAAGLKEIKKTVESLKEGRDNDKADEVLRNLTNSEFRGDIEYFAERFQEGTREWVFDRVQNWLDDRSCQNRVMVISGNAGMGKSIIAAAICKRMQKTGRLSGSHFCQYNNVRYSKPQLIIQSLACHLSHALPEYKQALVKQLSRNVGIDLNNMGVEELFALLFKEPLSAVGDPGRNMLMVIDGLDESEYQGRNDLLDVIASQFCKLPIWIRFFITTRAALNIAEKLKHLKPFELKSDDKKNLEDIRVFFVKKLQYVVNPEHLNEVVGKLVLKSEGLMLYAHFLVLTITENASPFLKGDLDDILPEGISSVYHSYFKRLENELVRELGIEKEHFLNLVSAITAAREPLPVSFVSKVLVPVTNSPLAKRTVSKALGSVSTLLPIRYECLHVIHKSVKDWLTDTSCYGEHEFITGENEGHRILEDLCTEELDYLKRRGVDNVQFSTTERYALYHGARHMLHKSVKREPHKLDELTKACILDLEIVYAKTCVNSTLAAEDLVWLKKEGVSTVLSEDNQSILDTLLFLLRKYRRRFTDAPRIFLQTVLNQGGKVLTVEASNLLRIKYPEITYMEIVLKEMHQGGVVAQFQCSSHVACLDVSPQLDYMVCECNDGKLQLWSLLTGRLLWTRPVIITKTYNLDISLPIRKLPSADITCLFRSVVFHPTREVVLPGSLSQAYTMDGDLTPLFPGSNCRFSVCSISGDKTKILTNCLKDSKCLVLWSLQNGSLLDRIQRDDDILSFSWSRNERLLAISHSSGSICLVDMMHGCSTRAKVDVREVCGVVKFSPEYRSLFCCQVKRLCPRFFCLRVIKETPNTFSFEGSDDVTYNFENFQSFNDCGFSSGDLFTADHLNYYLTFVLDDQRLLQCTRSAIEMVDTKKVNKRSQDVATKPTGIALSLDGQTVYVASDTSDTAWDAESGKLKAERNVMGPRRSPLCPVKGDVLIPTEDTVEWWDYSLSKCIKTWSSLSGVKQIIPISEGQVAFIRVFDVKVVDARSGEIVSTIPVLDGSVLTLNSKCQLLTLSDSGSLQLLDGASVWKKDVGLTKQFCKGALFSPMEQFLIVWMTGGLLVLDAQTGNRLHILPSFPYQFRHCKFISDENCVFYRSDVTVALVNVKSGELLSVIDVESEVSCLTACPLNRLLAIGLQNNVPSIKVIRVHLPRDEHSKNGKG